A single window of Cetobacterium sp. 8H DNA harbors:
- a CDS encoding 6-phospho-alpha-glucosidase: MNKKEYTVAIAGGGSTWTPGLLKALCKRKGTFPLKRIVLFDNNPERQEVIGEFAKILFKEEYPTVEFEYTTSAEVAFKGVDFVLCQIRTGGYKMRELDEKIPLSLGAIGQETCGAGGFAYGMRSIGDMINLIKEVRKYSPEAWFLNYTNPAAIVADALKKAFPDDKKILNICDQPVNLLRSYGRLLGMDSSEFEPVYFGLNHFGWFTNIYDKNGVDLVPKLKDITLNSGFKPADAEQRDQSWLDTYAMVRDMLVDFPDYMPNTYLQYYYYPEYKKAKLDPDYTRANEVMNGREKRVFEECKEIARRGNMGESNVVHNDAHGEMIVEVAESIAFNENKIYIVIVQNNGLISNLDNDVMVEVAANLGINGPRPFGVGKIGTFYKGLIEQQFAYERLTVEAWFEGSYAKALQALTLNRTIVDAKKARKILDKLIEANKEYWPILK, encoded by the coding sequence ATGAATAAAAAAGAATATACAGTAGCGATTGCAGGTGGAGGAAGTACTTGGACGCCAGGACTTTTAAAAGCTCTTTGTAAAAGAAAGGGAACATTTCCATTAAAAAGAATCGTTCTTTTTGATAATAATCCAGAAAGACAAGAGGTTATTGGAGAGTTTGCAAAGATTCTTTTTAAAGAGGAGTATCCAACAGTAGAATTTGAATATACAACATCAGCAGAAGTGGCTTTTAAAGGTGTAGATTTTGTATTATGTCAGATTAGAACTGGTGGATATAAAATGAGAGAATTAGATGAAAAAATACCATTAAGTCTTGGAGCTATAGGACAAGAAACTTGTGGAGCAGGTGGTTTTGCTTATGGAATGCGTTCTATTGGAGATATGATAAATCTGATAAAAGAAGTGAGAAAGTATTCGCCTGAAGCTTGGTTTTTGAACTACACTAATCCAGCAGCAATAGTAGCAGATGCTTTAAAAAAAGCTTTCCCAGATGATAAAAAAATTCTGAATATTTGTGATCAGCCAGTGAATCTTTTAAGATCATATGGAAGACTTTTAGGAATGGACTCAAGTGAATTTGAACCTGTATATTTTGGGTTAAATCACTTCGGATGGTTTACAAATATATATGATAAAAATGGAGTAGATTTAGTTCCTAAATTAAAAGATATAACATTAAACTCTGGATTTAAACCAGCAGATGCAGAGCAAAGAGATCAATCTTGGTTAGATACATATGCTATGGTAAGAGATATGCTAGTAGATTTTCCAGATTATATGCCAAATACATATTTACAATATTATTATTATCCTGAGTATAAAAAAGCGAAGCTTGATCCAGACTATACAAGAGCTAATGAAGTTATGAATGGAAGAGAGAAAAGAGTTTTTGAAGAATGTAAAGAGATTGCAAGAAGAGGCAATATGGGTGAATCAAATGTTGTTCATAATGATGCTCACGGAGAGATGATAGTAGAAGTAGCGGAATCAATAGCTTTTAATGAAAATAAAATATATATAGTTATAGTTCAAAATAATGGATTAATATCTAATTTAGACAATGATGTGATGGTAGAAGTAGCAGCTAATTTAGGTATCAATGGACCTAGACCATTTGGAGTTGGAAAAATAGGAACGTTCTATAAGGGTCTTATAGAACAGCAATTTGCATATGAAAGATTAACTGTAGAAGCTTGGTTTGAAGGTTCATATGCTAAAGCACTTCAAGCTTTAACATTAAATAGAACAATAGTTGATGCAAAAAAAGCCAGAAAAATTTTAGATAAATTAATTGAAGCAAATAAGGAATATTGGCCAATATTAAAATAA
- a CDS encoding GntR family transcriptional regulator, translating into MIDKNSHIPIYAQLEGVLLDMIESGELKSGDLIPSENELSKKYMISRMTAKKAIDSLTIKGLVERVQGKGTYVSSCEKRIELPLNRLRGFTQRVCEMGLIPENKVLVLEKISCPKKISKILGIKEGDIVWRMERVRQIEDIPAVFEESYISIALLPDLKEENLLKSKFAYIKSLGLNIGNSEREISAEIPSDYVASALKLKRNEPILLAQNITYLKNGIVLEYSKVYYNQKKYKFKLLAENF; encoded by the coding sequence ATGATAGATAAGAATTCACATATTCCAATATATGCTCAGCTTGAAGGCGTTCTTTTAGATATGATAGAGAGTGGAGAACTAAAATCTGGGGATTTGATTCCATCAGAAAATGAACTTTCAAAAAAATATATGATTAGTAGAATGACAGCTAAAAAAGCTATAGATTCTTTGACAATAAAAGGGTTAGTAGAAAGAGTTCAAGGAAAAGGAACGTATGTTTCAAGTTGTGAAAAAAGAATAGAATTACCTTTGAATAGACTTCGTGGATTTACCCAAAGAGTTTGTGAAATGGGCTTGATACCTGAAAATAAAGTACTAGTTTTAGAAAAGATATCATGTCCTAAAAAAATTAGTAAAATTTTAGGGATTAAAGAAGGAGATATAGTTTGGAGAATGGAAAGAGTCAGACAGATAGAAGATATTCCAGCTGTTTTTGAAGAAAGTTACATAAGTATAGCTTTGCTACCAGATTTAAAAGAAGAAAACTTATTAAAATCAAAGTTCGCTTATATTAAAAGTTTAGGACTGAATATAGGAAATAGTGAAAGGGAGATATCGGCAGAAATACCAAGTGATTATGTTGCAAGTGCTTTAAAGTTAAAGCGTAACGAACCAATACTGCTCGCACAAAATATAACTTATTTAAAAAATGGAATAGTTTTGGAGTATTCAAAAGTTTATTATAATCAAAAAAAATATAAATTTAAGCTTTTAGCAGAAAATTTTTAA
- a CDS encoding iron ABC transporter permease — protein sequence MINKINSTIGYKKKLLKELYKDKFLFFSILFSILVVAFFVLLPLYNVFLESITFKGQYSLQNYIDSFSRSGNITIIWNTLKLGFVSSTLSLIFGFIFAYATSYLDIKGKKVFDFIATLPIISPPFVVAMSAILLFGRVGLITRGLLGLRNFEIYGFHGLVLVQVLSFFPIAYLMLVGLFKNIDPSVEEAARDLGASRGKVFSTITLPLMLPGIANAFLLVFIQSIADFSNPVVIGGNFTTISVKIYQEGIGNFQLGVATALAMILLTISIKIFVLQRNYINKKSYITVTGKASRARDLITEKNIVRPIYYSLIVLTAFVFLMYALIPIGSFVNLWGVDYGFTLKHYKYIFDFGTTPIYQTTYLSVIATIITGIASMIIAFLIARKEFIGKSFLEFTTIMALAIPGTIIGLGYVISYNVTYNIPFTNFVVIPTLTGTAFIIIMAFIIRNLPVGIRSGISSLQQIDPSIEEAAQILGASSSTVIRTVTIPMIKDAFFSGLIYSFARSMTLVSTIIFLISAKWKLLTPAIMNNIDTGRIGVASAYCTILIVIVSLVMFVIKLTLDFKKQELNNE from the coding sequence ATGATAAATAAAATAAACTCAACAATAGGTTATAAAAAAAAGCTTTTGAAAGAGTTATATAAAGATAAATTTTTATTTTTTTCCATATTATTTTCTATTTTGGTAGTAGCATTTTTTGTGCTACTACCTCTATATAATGTTTTTTTAGAAAGTATAACCTTTAAAGGTCAATACAGTTTACAAAATTATATAGATTCATTTTCAAGAAGTGGAAATATAACAATTATCTGGAACACGCTAAAATTAGGATTTGTTTCTTCAACTCTTTCTTTAATTTTTGGTTTCATTTTTGCATATGCAACATCATATTTAGATATAAAAGGTAAAAAAGTTTTTGATTTTATAGCTACTTTACCTATTATCTCTCCACCATTTGTTGTTGCAATGTCAGCAATTCTTCTTTTCGGAAGAGTTGGACTTATCACCAGAGGTCTTCTAGGACTTCGTAATTTTGAAATATACGGATTTCACGGGTTAGTTCTGGTTCAAGTATTAAGTTTTTTTCCTATTGCCTATTTGATGCTTGTAGGACTGTTTAAAAACATAGACCCTTCTGTTGAAGAAGCTGCAAGAGATTTAGGTGCCTCTAGAGGTAAGGTCTTTTCGACTATAACTCTTCCTCTTATGCTTCCAGGAATAGCTAATGCTTTTCTACTTGTATTTATTCAATCTATTGCTGATTTTTCGAATCCAGTTGTTATTGGTGGAAATTTCACTACAATCTCTGTTAAAATTTATCAAGAAGGAATTGGAAACTTTCAACTTGGAGTTGCAACGGCTCTCGCTATGATATTATTGACAATTTCAATAAAAATTTTCGTTCTTCAAAGAAATTATATCAATAAAAAATCCTATATTACTGTTACTGGTAAAGCTTCTAGAGCTAGAGATTTAATAACTGAAAAGAATATCGTGAGACCTATTTATTATTCTCTTATAGTTTTAACTGCCTTTGTTTTTTTAATGTATGCCTTAATCCCAATTGGATCTTTTGTTAATCTTTGGGGAGTTGATTATGGATTTACTTTAAAACACTATAAATATATCTTTGATTTTGGGACTACCCCTATATATCAAACAACCTATTTATCTGTTATAGCTACTATAATTACCGGAATTGCTTCTATGATTATTGCATTTTTAATTGCAAGAAAGGAGTTTATAGGAAAATCATTTCTTGAATTCACAACAATTATGGCTCTAGCTATTCCTGGTACTATTATTGGTTTAGGATATGTTATTAGCTATAATGTTACTTATAACATTCCTTTTACAAATTTTGTTGTTATTCCTACCCTAACAGGAACAGCTTTTATTATTATAATGGCCTTTATCATTAGAAATCTTCCTGTGGGTATAAGATCTGGAATTAGTTCATTGCAACAAATAGATCCCTCTATAGAAGAAGCCGCTCAAATTTTAGGAGCTTCTAGTAGTACAGTTATCAGAACAGTTACTATCCCTATGATAAAAGATGCTTTTTTTAGTGGTTTAATCTATTCTTTTGCTCGTAGCATGACCTTAGTAAGTACGATCATTTTTTTAATTTCTGCTAAGTGGAAGCTTTTAACTCCAGCTATTATGAATAATATAGATACTGGTAGAATCGGAGTTGCTTCTGCATACTGTACTATTCTTATTGTTATCGTTTCACTTGTTATGTTTGTAATAAAGTTAACACTAGATTTTAAAAAACAGGAGCTGAACAATGAATAA
- a CDS encoding MurR/RpiR family transcriptional regulator gives MEYRVINILQTRELKAKFTKSEENILDFIEKNFSEIPKYSVIKLCEDAYASQASVNRVCKKLGFKGFSELKYSIEQDLKKMEGSKNSNINNVFFYIENINFQDVQSVVVGLKNNRKILIYGLGASQITASYFQRQLLYLGFQAIIVGEERMIEQFSGFTLFILSSSGETLRVRHVAKSFKDKGETVVAITKFGSSLYELCTLSFTHNISIDKLDAISREQQLHMIIMVNELINRIQNG, from the coding sequence ATGGAGTATAGAGTTATAAATATTTTACAAACAAGAGAATTAAAGGCAAAATTTACAAAAAGTGAAGAAAATATTTTGGATTTTATTGAAAAAAATTTTAGTGAAATTCCGAAATATTCTGTAATAAAATTATGTGAAGATGCATATGCATCTCAAGCAAGTGTAAATAGAGTTTGTAAAAAATTAGGATTTAAGGGATTTAGTGAACTTAAATACTCCATTGAACAGGATTTAAAAAAAATGGAAGGATCTAAAAATTCAAATATAAATAATGTATTCTTCTATATAGAAAATATAAATTTTCAAGATGTTCAAAGTGTTGTAGTAGGATTAAAAAATAATAGAAAAATTTTGATATATGGACTAGGAGCTTCACAAATAACAGCTTCATATTTTCAAAGACAACTACTATATCTAGGGTTTCAAGCTATTATAGTGGGTGAAGAGAGAATGATAGAACAGTTTAGTGGTTTTACATTGTTTATATTATCTAGTTCAGGCGAAACACTAAGAGTGAGACATGTGGCTAAAAGCTTTAAGGATAAAGGAGAAACAGTTGTAGCAATTACAAAATTTGGTAGTTCTCTTTATGAATTGTGTACTCTTTCATTCACCCATAATATTTCAATAGATAAATTGGATGCAATATCACGAGAACAACAGCTACATATGATAATTATGGTAAATGAGTTAATAAATAGGATTCAAAATGGATAA
- a CDS encoding ABC transporter ATP-binding protein has product MNNPKKVTIKNLTKVFTSNKKEVTAVDNIDLEIQPGEFVCLLGPSGCGKTTTLRMLAGFEVPTSGNIFIGDKDIANLTPDKRNTAMVFQNYALFPHMNVYDNISYGLKIQKRPKAEIEERVKEILKIMKMEDFANRVPSQMSGGQQQRVSLARALIMNSEVLLFDEPLSNLDAKLRLHMRDEIRKLQQRIGITSIYVTHDQAEAMALSDKIVIMKDGKIMQVGSPKEIYQKPNSEFIAKFIGRANIVKGVVVNQDSNFKDIDIYGTIYKVESDKILNIGDSVEIVIRPESIITNQPGHSGKVVKSIFMGEVHEYEVILNNQVIEICVHSPLGKIIKNVDEILDFKFDNLAMHII; this is encoded by the coding sequence ATGAATAATCCAAAGAAAGTAACTATAAAAAATTTAACTAAAGTTTTCACTTCAAATAAAAAAGAAGTCACTGCCGTAGATAATATTGATCTTGAAATTCAACCTGGTGAATTCGTTTGTCTTCTAGGACCTTCTGGATGTGGAAAAACCACAACTTTAAGAATGCTTGCAGGTTTTGAAGTCCCTACATCTGGAAATATTTTTATAGGGGATAAAGATATTGCTAACTTAACTCCAGATAAAAGAAATACTGCAATGGTTTTTCAGAACTATGCTCTTTTTCCTCATATGAATGTTTATGATAATATATCATATGGCTTGAAGATTCAAAAAAGGCCAAAGGCTGAAATTGAAGAAAGAGTTAAAGAAATTTTAAAAATTATGAAAATGGAAGATTTTGCCAATAGAGTCCCTTCTCAAATGTCCGGTGGGCAACAGCAAAGAGTATCTCTAGCTAGGGCACTTATTATGAACTCTGAAGTCCTTCTTTTTGATGAACCTCTATCAAATTTGGATGCTAAATTAAGATTACATATGAGAGATGAAATTAGAAAGTTACAACAAAGAATTGGGATTACTTCTATCTATGTTACTCATGACCAAGCTGAGGCTATGGCACTTTCTGATAAAATAGTTATAATGAAAGATGGAAAAATTATGCAGGTTGGAAGTCCTAAGGAGATCTATCAAAAACCTAATAGTGAATTTATAGCAAAATTTATTGGAAGAGCTAATATAGTCAAAGGAGTTGTTGTTAATCAAGACTCAAATTTTAAAGATATTGATATCTATGGAACAATTTATAAGGTTGAGAGTGATAAAATTTTAAATATTGGTGATAGTGTTGAAATTGTTATTAGACCTGAATCCATTATTACAAATCAACCAGGTCATTCTGGAAAAGTTGTAAAAAGTATTTTTATGGGTGAAGTTCACGAATATGAAGTTATCTTAAATAATCAGGTAATTGAAATTTGTGTTCATAGTCCCCTTGGAAAAATCATAAAAAATGTTGATGAAATACTAGATTTTAAATTTGATAATTTAGCAATGCATATAATTTAA
- a CDS encoding glycoside hydrolase family 38 C-terminal domain-containing protein — translation MSRDIKILMHTHWDREWYFTKAETQVLLRNHMFEVIEFLEKNEDIVYILDGQSVMLDDFIEFAPMWKKRTKVLVERGALRVGPWYTQTDLLLVHGESIIRNLYYGMKKAMEYGDVMKVGYTPDTFGHSAQMPQIYSQFGIESTFFWRGYSELKGEKSDFLWKGIDGSVIFGVNLATGYQGAKYLESDKDELKVRMDKIMKVLDNYSAGNARLIMNGHDQMPIQKNIHSIMQNIREFYKEDKVSVGDFESYIDSLKNIVLETVEGELNHSKHARIHKTITSTRMDIKLLNTELEYKIYNVLEPLAILGKELNIDYPHEIFEKCLKEMFGAHAHDSIGGCNSDLVNRDIKQRLIQIKEILDTQIELYMRLISLSSINENKNVVTLYNYLPHKRYKEKIEMEFITRTSDFKIFNGNQELEYILLNQEIVDAGLIDRQVAARLLDIKVFKSKVSFMIDEMDGLSVKYLGYEEGKNYSLRNEEVEENIIENEFYKIFVKDNSLNLLIKNENRVIENIFYIETSGDAGDSYDYSPPHKDLIIDFKNVKIDNYKVLKSKVESILKYSLIYKLPKNQISRDDKVLDKEVKFDVVISLGESEVVKVKIEHENGVEDTRFRAVLNTEITTDQVESDSHLCVVKKPVYFENELSIWEKDKWAEKPVSIETFNSYVSLKSNDKEATMYSYGLKEYEVVNKKIYITLFRTFSHLGKRELINRPGRPSGIEIETPDNQLYKEKFNFNLAFDFIKNKKNNSEKAREFLTPIEGYQLKEFNRFNINIPNVRKKIETYLNLELNGCVVSAIKESKNAEGLLFIRIFNPNEKEVELVFDKNIFLSNMFEEKLNKLYEYKLKSQGILNLLIERK, via the coding sequence ATGAGTAGAGATATAAAAATATTAATGCATACACATTGGGATAGAGAATGGTATTTTACAAAAGCAGAAACACAAGTACTTCTTAGAAATCATATGTTTGAAGTAATAGAATTTTTGGAAAAAAATGAAGATATAGTATATATTCTAGATGGACAAAGCGTTATGTTAGATGATTTTATAGAGTTTGCACCAATGTGGAAAAAAAGAACTAAAGTTTTAGTAGAAAGAGGAGCTCTTCGAGTAGGTCCTTGGTATACACAAACAGACCTATTATTAGTTCATGGAGAATCAATTATAAGAAATTTATATTATGGAATGAAAAAGGCAATGGAATATGGCGATGTAATGAAAGTAGGATATACTCCAGATACTTTTGGACATTCAGCTCAAATGCCTCAGATATATTCACAGTTTGGCATAGAAAGTACTTTTTTCTGGAGAGGTTATAGTGAGTTAAAAGGAGAAAAGTCAGATTTTCTATGGAAAGGCATAGATGGAAGCGTAATATTTGGAGTAAATTTAGCGACAGGATATCAAGGAGCTAAATATTTAGAGAGTGATAAAGATGAATTGAAAGTAAGAATGGATAAAATAATGAAAGTTCTAGATAATTATTCAGCAGGAAATGCTAGGCTTATAATGAATGGTCATGACCAAATGCCAATTCAAAAAAATATTCATTCAATAATGCAAAATATAAGAGAGTTTTATAAAGAAGATAAAGTTTCAGTCGGAGATTTTGAAAGTTATATAGATAGTTTAAAAAATATAGTTTTAGAAACTGTAGAAGGAGAGCTAAATCATAGCAAGCATGCTAGAATTCATAAAACAATAACTTCAACTAGAATGGATATAAAACTTTTAAATACAGAACTTGAGTATAAAATATATAATGTTTTGGAACCGCTTGCAATTTTAGGAAAAGAATTAAATATAGATTATCCTCATGAAATTTTTGAGAAATGTTTAAAAGAGATGTTTGGAGCCCATGCTCACGACAGTATCGGTGGTTGTAACTCTGATTTAGTAAATAGAGATATAAAACAGAGACTTATACAAATTAAAGAGATACTGGATACTCAAATTGAACTTTATATGAGATTAATATCATTATCTTCTATAAATGAAAATAAAAATGTTGTAACTTTGTATAACTATTTACCACATAAAAGGTATAAAGAGAAAATAGAGATGGAGTTTATCACAAGAACAAGTGATTTTAAGATTTTTAATGGAAATCAAGAGTTAGAATATATATTATTAAATCAAGAAATTGTAGATGCAGGTCTTATAGACAGACAAGTTGCAGCAAGACTTTTAGATATAAAAGTATTTAAAAGTAAGGTTTCATTTATGATTGATGAAATGGATGGATTATCTGTAAAATATCTAGGTTATGAAGAAGGGAAAAATTATTCATTAAGAAATGAAGAGGTAGAAGAAAATATAATTGAAAATGAATTTTATAAAATATTTGTAAAAGATAATAGCCTAAACTTACTTATAAAAAATGAAAATAGAGTTATAGAAAATATTTTTTATATTGAAACTAGTGGTGATGCTGGAGATAGTTATGACTATTCACCTCCTCATAAAGATTTAATAATAGATTTTAAAAATGTAAAAATAGATAACTATAAAGTTTTAAAATCGAAAGTTGAATCTATATTGAAATATAGTTTAATATATAAATTACCTAAAAATCAAATTTCAAGAGACGACAAAGTTTTAGACAAAGAAGTTAAATTTGATGTAGTTATTTCTTTAGGAGAGAGTGAAGTTGTAAAGGTAAAAATAGAACATGAAAATGGTGTAGAGGATACTAGATTTAGAGCAGTTTTAAATACAGAAATTACAACTGATCAGGTGGAATCAGATTCTCATTTGTGTGTTGTAAAAAAACCTGTTTATTTTGAAAATGAATTGAGCATTTGGGAAAAAGATAAGTGGGCAGAAAAACCAGTTTCTATTGAAACATTTAATTCCTATGTTTCACTAAAATCAAATGATAAAGAAGCTACAATGTATTCATACGGATTAAAAGAATATGAAGTAGTAAATAAAAAAATATATATAACTCTTTTCAGAACGTTCTCACATTTAGGAAAAAGAGAGTTAATAAATAGGCCTGGAAGACCATCTGGAATAGAGATTGAAACTCCAGATAACCAATTATATAAAGAGAAGTTTAATTTTAATTTAGCATTTGATTTCATTAAAAATAAAAAAAATAATAGTGAGAAAGCTCGTGAGTTTTTAACTCCGATAGAAGGATATCAATTAAAAGAATTTAATAGGTTTAATATAAATATTCCTAATGTCAGAAAAAAGATAGAGACTTATTTAAATCTAGAGCTAAATGGATGTGTTGTAAGTGCTATAAAAGAGAGTAAAAATGCAGAAGGATTATTATTTATAAGGATATTTAATCCAAATGAAAAAGAGGTTGAATTAGTATTTGATAAAAATATTTTCCTTAGTAATATGTTTGAGGAAAAGTTAAATAAATTATACGAATATAAGTTGAAAAGTCAGGGGATTTTAAATTTATTAATTGAGAGAAAATAG
- a CDS encoding PTS transporter subunit EIIC produces MQKFKKDLQSFGKTLLFPISILSFMAIFLGLSAALQNPNIVKFLPFLQGSEVQTILGFIRKLAGIPFGQLPLLFAMAIPLGVVKRDKEVAVYSSVVGYIAMLVGMNYLLGVQGYTPATTNIKYLMDIKGMTQIEATLHNSLFVNVLGVFVYNMNVIGGMVAGLLGVVIHNKFRQVELHPSLSFYSGKRFVPIAAALFMPLVGMALVYIWPLINDAIMSLGTIISKLEIVGVFLYGFLEKAINPTGLHHILNQAFRFTALGGIENVAGHSQVGALNIYFAELENHVPFSPKATQYLAQGKILHMVFGMPAVIFAMYKCALSQQREKLVKYFIPGLTAVILTGITEPIEFTFIFISPILWFVNSILAGLSFMIPAMFGATIGNIQGGIIDWLVFGVLQGVGTKWYIFLFLGPIFFGLYYFTYSIIIKKFNVMTLGRNESDFEDSDVVVANNETLDPEKNKIAEELIRGLGGIKNIVDVDNCISRLRIEIKDKSLIDEGMIKKSKPNGIIIPDENNIHIVYGGRVTKMRNLIDDYMFAAKV; encoded by the coding sequence ATGCAAAAATTTAAAAAGGATCTTCAAAGTTTTGGAAAAACTCTATTATTCCCAATATCAATATTGTCATTTATGGCTATATTTTTAGGGCTATCAGCAGCACTCCAAAATCCAAATATAGTAAAATTTTTACCTTTTCTTCAGGGGAGTGAAGTACAAACAATTTTAGGTTTTATTAGAAAATTAGCAGGAATTCCATTTGGTCAATTACCATTACTTTTTGCGATGGCGATTCCACTTGGAGTAGTAAAAAGAGATAAAGAAGTTGCAGTTTATTCATCTGTTGTTGGATATATAGCAATGTTAGTTGGAATGAACTATCTTTTAGGAGTTCAAGGATACACGCCAGCAACAACAAATATAAAATATTTAATGGATATAAAAGGGATGACTCAAATTGAGGCAACACTTCATAACTCACTATTTGTAAATGTTTTAGGAGTTTTTGTTTATAACATGAATGTAATAGGTGGAATGGTAGCTGGACTTTTAGGAGTAGTAATACACAATAAATTTAGACAAGTAGAATTACATCCATCATTGAGTTTTTACAGTGGAAAAAGATTTGTTCCAATAGCAGCAGCATTATTTATGCCTTTGGTAGGGATGGCATTAGTTTATATTTGGCCGCTTATAAATGATGCAATCATGAGCTTAGGAACAATTATATCTAAATTGGAAATAGTTGGAGTATTCTTATATGGTTTCTTGGAAAAGGCCATTAATCCAACAGGTCTACATCATATTTTAAATCAAGCATTTAGATTTACAGCACTTGGTGGGATAGAGAATGTAGCAGGACATAGTCAAGTAGGAGCATTAAATATATACTTTGCAGAACTAGAAAATCATGTTCCATTTTCTCCAAAAGCAACACAATATCTAGCTCAAGGAAAAATATTACATATGGTATTTGGAATGCCAGCAGTTATATTTGCAATGTATAAATGTGCACTTTCTCAGCAGAGAGAAAAATTAGTAAAATATTTTATTCCTGGACTAACAGCTGTAATTTTAACAGGTATAACAGAACCAATAGAATTTACATTTATATTTATATCTCCAATTCTTTGGTTTGTTAATTCAATCTTGGCAGGTCTTTCTTTCATGATACCTGCAATGTTTGGAGCTACAATTGGAAATATTCAAGGTGGAATAATAGATTGGCTTGTATTTGGTGTTTTACAGGGTGTTGGGACAAAGTGGTATATATTCCTATTCTTAGGGCCAATATTCTTTGGACTATATTATTTCACATATAGTATTATAATTAAAAAGTTTAATGTTATGACATTAGGAAGAAATGAAAGTGATTTTGAAGATTCTGATGTGGTGGTAGCAAATAACGAAACTTTAGATCCTGAAAAAAATAAAATTGCAGAAGAGTTAATTAGGGGTCTTGGAGGAATAAAAAATATAGTTGATGTGGACAACTGTATTTCTAGACTTAGAATAGAGATTAAAGATAAGTCTTTAATTGATGAAGGAATGATAAAAAAATCAAAACCTAATGGAATTATAATTCCTGATGAAAATAACATTCATATAGTTTATGGTGGAAGAGTAACAAAAATGAGAAATTTAATCGATGACTATATGTTTGCAGCAAAAGTATAA